Proteins encoded together in one Streptomyces umbrinus window:
- the rapZ gene encoding RNase adapter RapZ, with protein MTEHEQEEPSAGRTAESQPPAAGTGEPRTAETEASHSEAREDRTQREAAGGTAGQEAGEAAKEDGAEVNTGTTNETAGVPEAAIPELVIISGMSGAGRSTAAKCLEDLGWFVVDNLPPALIPTMVELGARSQGNVARIAVVVDVRGRRFFDNLRESLADLETKHVTRRIVFLESSDDALVRRFEGVRRPHPLQGDGRIVDGIAAERELLRELRGDADLVIDTSSLNVHELRAKMDAQFAGEEEPELRATVMSFGFKYGLPVDADLVVDMRFLPNPHWVPELRQYTGLNEEVAAYVFNQPGAKEFLDRYAELLRLIQTGYRREGKRYVTIAVGCTGGKHRSVAMSEKLAARLVSEGVETVVVHRDMGRE; from the coding sequence ATGACCGAGCACGAGCAGGAAGAACCCTCGGCAGGACGCACGGCGGAATCCCAACCGCCCGCGGCCGGAACCGGGGAACCGCGCACGGCTGAAACAGAGGCATCGCACAGCGAAGCACGCGAGGATCGAACGCAACGAGAAGCGGCCGGCGGGACAGCCGGCCAAGAAGCCGGTGAAGCGGCGAAGGAAGACGGAGCGGAAGTGAACACGGGCACCACCAACGAGACGGCCGGCGTCCCCGAGGCGGCCATTCCGGAGCTGGTGATCATCTCCGGGATGTCGGGCGCGGGCCGGTCCACCGCCGCCAAGTGTCTGGAGGACCTCGGCTGGTTCGTCGTCGACAACCTGCCGCCCGCGCTGATCCCCACCATGGTGGAGCTCGGCGCCCGCTCGCAGGGGAACGTGGCGCGGATCGCGGTCGTCGTCGACGTCCGCGGACGGCGATTCTTCGACAACCTGCGCGAGTCCCTCGCGGACCTGGAGACCAAGCACGTCACCCGGCGCATCGTCTTCCTGGAGTCCTCGGACGACGCCCTGGTGCGCCGCTTCGAGGGAGTGCGGCGCCCGCACCCCCTCCAGGGCGACGGCCGCATCGTCGACGGCATCGCCGCCGAGCGCGAGCTGTTGCGCGAGCTGCGCGGCGACGCGGACCTGGTGATCGACACCTCCAGCCTGAACGTGCACGAGCTGCGCGCCAAGATGGACGCCCAGTTCGCGGGCGAGGAGGAGCCCGAGCTGCGGGCCACCGTCATGTCCTTCGGCTTCAAGTACGGCCTGCCGGTCGACGCCGACCTGGTCGTGGACATGCGGTTCCTGCCCAACCCGCACTGGGTCCCGGAGCTGCGCCAGTACACCGGCCTCAACGAGGAGGTGGCCGCGTACGTCTTCAACCAGCCCGGCGCCAAGGAGTTCCTCGACCGGTACGCCGAGCTGCTCCGGCTCATCCAGACCGGCTACCGCCGCGAGGGCAAGCGATACGTGACCATCGCGGTCGGCTGCACCGGCGGCAAGCACCGCTCCGTCGCCATGTCGGAGAAGCTCGCTGCCCGTCTGGTGTCCGAGGGAGTGGAGACGGTCGTCGTCCACCGGGACATGGGCCGAGAATGA
- the whiA gene encoding DNA-binding protein WhiA, producing the protein MAMTAAVKDEISRLPVTRTCCRKAEVSAILRFAGGLHLVSGRIVIEAELDTAMAARRLKRDILEIFGHSSELIVMAPGGLRRGSRYVVRVVAGGDQLARQTGLVDGRGRPIRGLPPQVVSGATCDAEAAWRGAFLAHGSLTEPGRSSSLEVTCPGPEAALALVGAARRLSIAAKAREVRGVDRVVVRDGDAIGALLTRLGAHESVLAWEERRMRREVRATANRLANFDDANLRRSARAAVAAGARVGRALEILGEEVPEHLAAAGRLRMEHKQASLEELGALADPPLTKDAVAGRIRRLLAMADKRAQDLGIPGTESTLTEEMADNLAG; encoded by the coding sequence ATGGCGATGACGGCAGCGGTGAAGGACGAGATCTCCCGGCTTCCCGTCACCCGGACCTGCTGCAGAAAGGCGGAGGTCTCCGCCATCCTGCGGTTCGCGGGCGGCCTTCACCTGGTGAGCGGCCGCATCGTGATCGAGGCGGAGCTGGACACGGCGATGGCGGCGCGCCGGCTGAAGCGGGACATCCTGGAGATCTTCGGCCACAGCTCCGAGCTGATCGTGATGGCTCCGGGCGGTCTGCGCCGCGGCTCCCGTTACGTCGTACGGGTGGTAGCGGGCGGTGACCAGCTGGCCCGCCAGACGGGGCTCGTGGACGGCCGGGGACGCCCGATCCGGGGTCTGCCGCCGCAGGTGGTCTCGGGGGCCACCTGCGACGCCGAGGCCGCCTGGCGCGGGGCCTTCCTGGCCCACGGCTCGCTCACCGAGCCCGGCCGCTCGTCCTCCCTGGAGGTGACCTGCCCGGGCCCGGAGGCCGCGCTCGCGCTGGTCGGCGCCGCCCGCCGCCTCTCGATCGCCGCGAAGGCCCGCGAGGTACGGGGCGTGGACCGGGTCGTCGTCCGGGACGGGGACGCGATCGGCGCCCTCCTCACCCGCCTCGGCGCCCACGAGTCCGTGCTGGCCTGGGAGGAGCGGCGGATGCGCCGCGAGGTCCGCGCCACAGCCAACCGGCTCGCCAACTTCGACGACGCCAACCTGCGCCGCTCGGCCCGTGCGGCCGTCGCCGCCGGGGCCCGCGTCGGGCGCGCCCTGGAGATCCTCGGCGAGGAGGTCCCGGAGCACCTCGCGGCCGCCGGACGGCTGCGCATGGAGCACAAGCAGGCATCCCTGGAGGAGCTGGGCGCGCTCGCCGACCCGCCGCTGACCAAGGACGCCGTCGCGGGCCGTATCCGCCGGCTGCTCGCCATGGCCGACAAGCGGGCCCAGGACCTCGGCATCCCGGGGACGGAGTCCACGCTCACCGAGGAGATGGCCGACAACCTCGCGGGCTGA
- a CDS encoding PAS domain S-box protein — protein sequence MLLVLLPVSGLLAFTVFSAVTDWREARTLRDFRTATRVSFALTALTESLARERLAEVLVAVAPDRWGVTAERDAARSATDRALTAALTAALTAALTAARAGAADGTGQPDVLGQLDAKGRQLFATRLEAGSGSFTATETEQTYASLTNDLLNTVHHLDSGRPSRASGRAADGCLAALEAIEAAERERADLAVLFAKGPGNAPGAAGNPWQALEAAQLDTFRQNVSGRLKVRLSGVLLQPAGRTVRATREALAAGDTAKLPSLDRWLAASTGRLTALRAIADAAEDELATAADRDLRAVKDRGERELGLSVVVLLAVTVLALALRRSINRPLTEVSEGAKALADGDLSYDIRYTGRDEIGDVADTFRELHVTSERFAAEIRTMNTAIDDNRLGHRADVAAFGGTWAQLLRGMNATMASFAAAHGRRDKAEQELESIFNLSLDLLCISGLDGYFKRVNPAFERTLGYPGSTLLSRPYLDFVHEEDRDRVQAILDRLATGAEVVEFENRYVRGDGTECWLQWSCRPVIEEGLIYAAARDVTESRRAAREQAALRSVATLVARGVPPHEVLTAVAHEVGLLLSTDSAAVLRYGADGAATVLGSARTGATEGQEAARAVAATGRAARVGRSVGAPIVVDDRLWGAVVVSAPRPEPLPRGTESRLADFTELLATAIANADSRAQLAASRARVVAAGDASRRRIERDLHDGVQQRLVSLQLDLRTAESMAEDQPAELVEQLAHIGKGLDDAFEDLLQISRGIHPAILSKGGLGPALRALARRSAVPVELDLELPGARLPEQIEVAVYYVTSECLTNAAKHARATVVEVRARVYEDVLEVVIADDGVGGAEPGGGSGLIGLTDRVEAIGGRLTVRSPPGGGTTLIARLPVPRSAAE from the coding sequence GGTGGGGCGTGACGGCCGAACGGGACGCGGCCCGGAGCGCCACGGACCGGGCGCTGACCGCCGCGCTGACCGCCGCGCTGACCGCCGCGCTGACCGCCGCGCGGGCCGGCGCCGCGGACGGCACCGGGCAGCCGGACGTCCTCGGACAGCTCGACGCGAAGGGCCGGCAGCTCTTCGCGACCAGACTGGAGGCGGGCAGCGGCTCGTTCACCGCGACGGAGACCGAGCAGACATACGCGAGCCTCACGAACGACCTGCTCAACACCGTCCACCATCTCGACTCGGGCCGCCCCTCACGGGCCTCCGGCCGTGCCGCCGACGGCTGTCTGGCCGCACTGGAGGCCATCGAGGCCGCCGAACGCGAACGCGCCGACCTGGCCGTTCTGTTCGCGAAGGGACCAGGGAACGCCCCCGGTGCCGCAGGCAACCCCTGGCAGGCACTGGAGGCCGCCCAGCTCGACACCTTCCGGCAGAACGTCTCGGGACGGCTCAAGGTGCGGCTGTCGGGCGTGCTGCTCCAGCCCGCGGGCCGTACGGTCCGGGCCACGCGCGAAGCCCTCGCCGCGGGAGACACCGCGAAACTGCCCTCCCTGGACCGCTGGTTGGCCGCCTCCACCGGCCGCCTCACCGCCCTGCGCGCGATCGCGGACGCCGCCGAGGACGAGCTGGCGACCGCCGCCGACCGTGATCTGCGGGCCGTGAAGGACCGCGGCGAACGCGAACTGGGCCTCTCCGTAGTGGTCCTTCTCGCCGTCACCGTCCTCGCGCTGGCCCTGCGCCGCTCGATCAACCGACCCCTCACCGAGGTCTCCGAGGGCGCCAAGGCACTCGCCGACGGCGACCTGTCGTACGACATCCGCTACACGGGACGCGACGAGATCGGCGACGTGGCCGACACCTTTCGCGAACTCCACGTGACCAGCGAGCGGTTCGCCGCCGAGATCCGCACCATGAACACGGCGATCGACGACAACCGCCTCGGACACCGGGCCGACGTCGCGGCCTTCGGCGGGACCTGGGCGCAGCTGCTGCGCGGCATGAACGCCACCATGGCGTCGTTCGCCGCCGCCCACGGACGGCGCGACAAGGCCGAACAGGAGCTGGAGAGCATCTTCAACCTCTCCCTGGACCTGCTGTGCATCAGCGGCCTCGACGGCTACTTCAAGCGCGTGAACCCGGCCTTCGAGAGAACACTCGGCTACCCCGGCAGCACCCTGCTGTCCCGGCCGTACCTCGACTTCGTGCACGAGGAGGACCGGGACCGCGTCCAGGCCATCCTCGACCGGCTGGCGACCGGCGCCGAGGTCGTCGAGTTCGAGAACCGCTACGTACGAGGCGACGGCACCGAGTGCTGGCTCCAGTGGAGCTGCCGTCCCGTCATCGAGGAGGGCCTCATCTACGCCGCCGCGCGCGACGTCACCGAGAGCCGCCGCGCCGCCCGCGAACAGGCCGCGCTGCGCAGCGTCGCCACCCTGGTGGCCCGCGGCGTTCCGCCGCACGAGGTGCTCACGGCCGTCGCGCACGAGGTGGGACTGCTGCTGAGCACGGATTCCGCGGCCGTCCTGCGGTACGGGGCCGACGGCGCCGCCACCGTCCTCGGCTCCGCCCGCACGGGCGCGACGGAGGGCCAGGAGGCGGCCCGGGCGGTGGCCGCCACCGGGCGCGCGGCCCGCGTCGGCCGTTCCGTCGGGGCGCCGATCGTCGTCGACGACCGCCTGTGGGGGGCCGTCGTCGTGTCCGCCCCGCGCCCCGAACCGCTGCCCAGGGGAACCGAGTCGCGCCTCGCCGACTTCACGGAACTCCTCGCCACCGCCATCGCCAATGCCGACAGTCGCGCCCAACTGGCCGCCTCCCGCGCGCGCGTGGTGGCCGCCGGCGACGCGTCCCGGCGGCGCATCGAACGCGATCTGCACGACGGCGTCCAGCAGCGTCTCGTCTCGCTCCAGCTGGACCTGCGCACGGCCGAGTCCATGGCGGAGGACCAGCCGGCCGAGCTCGTCGAGCAGCTGGCACACATCGGCAAGGGCCTGGACGACGCCTTCGAGGACCTGCTGCAGATCTCCCGGGGCATCCATCCGGCGATCCTCTCCAAGGGCGGCCTCGGCCCCGCCCTGCGCGCCCTGGCCAGACGCTCCGCCGTGCCCGTGGAACTCGATCTGGAGCTGCCGGGGGCCCGCCTCCCGGAACAGATCGAGGTGGCCGTCTACTACGTGACCTCCGAGTGCCTAACCAACGCCGCCAAGCACGCGCGCGCGACGGTGGTCGAGGTCCGGGCGAGGGTGTACGAGGACGTACTGGAGGTCGTCATCGCCGACGACGGGGTCGGGGGAGCCGAACCGGGCGGCGGCTCAGGGCTGATCGGGCTCACCGACCGGGTCGAGGCGATCGGCGGCAGGCTGACCGTCAGAAGCCCGCCGGGCGGAGGGACCACGCTGATCGCACGGCTGCCCGTGCCGCGGTCCGCCGCGGAGTGA
- a CDS encoding response regulator, whose protein sequence is MDAAQPPARGTVVLADDDVLLREGLASLCERLGYEVAGQAGDANALLELVAEHVPDLVIVDIRMPPTHSTEGLKAARGIRERYPDLGILVLSAFVEVEDALELLASGRRIGYLLKSRVTVVDEFIEALDRIRKGGSVVDPSLVRELVSAQRRDDPLSFLSTREREVLELMAEGRSNAGIGRRLWVTEGTVEKHVRSILGKLRLPEAADDHRRVLAVLTFLESR, encoded by the coding sequence ATGGACGCAGCACAGCCGCCCGCGCGCGGGACGGTCGTCCTGGCCGACGACGACGTCCTGCTCAGAGAGGGTCTGGCCAGTCTCTGCGAGCGCCTCGGCTACGAGGTGGCGGGCCAGGCCGGCGACGCGAACGCGCTCCTGGAACTGGTCGCCGAGCACGTGCCGGACCTGGTGATCGTCGACATCAGGATGCCGCCCACCCACTCCACGGAAGGGCTGAAGGCGGCCCGCGGCATCCGCGAGCGGTATCCCGACCTCGGCATCCTCGTGCTGTCCGCCTTCGTGGAGGTCGAGGACGCCCTGGAGCTGCTCGCGAGTGGGCGGCGGATCGGCTATCTGCTGAAGAGCCGGGTCACGGTCGTGGACGAGTTCATCGAGGCGCTGGACCGCATCCGCAAGGGCGGCTCGGTCGTCGACCCCTCCCTGGTGCGGGAACTCGTCTCGGCCCAGCGCCGCGACGATCCGCTGTCCTTCCTCAGCACCCGGGAGCGGGAGGTTCTGGAGCTCATGGCCGAGGGCCGCTCGAACGCCGGGATCGGGCGGCGTCTGTGGGTGACCGAGGGCACGGTCGAGAAGCATGTCCGCAGCATTCTCGGCAAGCTGCGTCTGCCGGAGGCCGCGGACGACCACCGGCGGGTGCTGGCGGTGCTCACGTTCCTGGAGTCACGCTGA
- the uvrC gene encoding excinuclease ABC subunit UvrC, which yields MADPSSYRPKPGQIPDSPGVYKFRDEHRRVIYVGKAKSLRQRLASYFQDLSGLHPRTRTMVTTAASVEWTVVSTEVEALQLEYSWIKEFDPRFNVKYRDDKSYPYLAVTMNEQFPRVQVMRGQKKKGVRYFGPYGHAWAIRDTVDLLLRVFPVRTCSAGVFKNAARTGRPCLLGYIGKCSAPCVERVSPEEHRELAEEFCDFMAGRTGTYIRRLEGRMTDAAEEMEYERAARLRDDIEALKKAMEKSAVVLADATDADLIALAEDELEAAVQIFHVRGGRVRGQRGWVTDKVEAVTTGDLVEHALQQLYGEETGDSVPKEVLVPALPELVEPVQEWLAERRGSNVSLRIPQRGDKKALMETVQRNAHQALGLHKTKRASDLTTRSRALEEIAEALDLDSAPLRIECYDISHLQGDDVVASMVVFEDGLQRKGEYRRFQIKGFEGQDDARSMHEVITRRFKRYLADKEKTGEWADGENGLTEEDGRPKRFAYPPQLVVVDGGQPQVAAAQRALDELGIDDIAVCGLAKRLEEVWVPGEDDPVVLPRTSEGLYLLQRVRDEAHRFAITYQRTKRARRFKASPLDDVPGLGETRKQALIKHFGSVKKLRSATIDQICEVPGIGRKTAESIAVALAQAAPAAPAVNTATGEIMEYATDTTDTTDATDAESETTAGSAGEPVSAGSPDERRGQER from the coding sequence ATGGCCGACCCCTCCAGCTACCGCCCCAAGCCGGGACAGATCCCCGACTCGCCGGGGGTCTACAAATTCCGCGACGAGCACCGCCGGGTGATCTACGTCGGGAAGGCGAAGAGCCTGCGCCAGCGCCTGGCGAGCTACTTCCAGGACCTCTCCGGCCTCCACCCGCGGACGCGCACGATGGTCACCACGGCCGCGTCCGTGGAGTGGACGGTGGTGTCCACGGAGGTCGAGGCGCTGCAGCTGGAGTACTCCTGGATCAAGGAGTTCGACCCCCGGTTCAACGTCAAGTACCGCGACGACAAGAGCTATCCGTATCTCGCGGTCACCATGAACGAACAGTTCCCGCGCGTGCAGGTGATGCGCGGCCAGAAGAAGAAGGGCGTGCGCTACTTCGGTCCCTACGGACACGCGTGGGCGATCCGCGACACCGTGGACCTCCTCCTGCGTGTCTTCCCCGTACGGACGTGCTCCGCGGGCGTGTTCAAGAACGCCGCGCGCACCGGCCGCCCCTGTCTGCTCGGCTACATCGGCAAGTGCTCCGCCCCCTGCGTGGAGCGGGTCTCCCCCGAGGAGCACCGCGAACTCGCCGAGGAGTTCTGCGACTTCATGGCCGGCCGCACGGGGACGTACATCCGCCGCCTGGAGGGCCGGATGACGGACGCGGCGGAGGAGATGGAGTACGAGCGGGCCGCGCGCCTGCGCGACGACATCGAGGCCCTCAAGAAGGCCATGGAGAAGAGCGCCGTCGTGCTCGCCGACGCGACGGACGCCGACCTGATCGCGCTCGCCGAGGACGAGCTGGAAGCAGCCGTGCAGATCTTCCACGTGCGCGGCGGCCGGGTCCGCGGCCAGCGCGGCTGGGTCACCGACAAGGTCGAGGCCGTCACCACGGGTGACCTGGTCGAGCACGCGCTCCAGCAGCTCTACGGAGAGGAGACCGGCGACTCCGTACCGAAGGAGGTGCTCGTCCCGGCGCTGCCCGAGCTCGTGGAGCCCGTCCAGGAGTGGCTCGCCGAGCGCCGCGGGTCGAACGTCTCGTTGCGGATCCCGCAGCGCGGCGACAAGAAGGCCCTCATGGAGACGGTCCAGCGCAACGCGCACCAGGCGCTCGGCCTGCACAAGACCAAGCGGGCCTCCGACCTCACCACCCGCTCCCGGGCCCTGGAGGAGATCGCCGAGGCCCTCGACCTGGACAGCGCGCCGCTGCGGATCGAGTGCTACGACATCTCGCACCTCCAGGGCGACGACGTCGTGGCGTCCATGGTCGTCTTCGAGGACGGGCTGCAGCGCAAGGGCGAGTACCGCCGCTTCCAGATCAAGGGCTTCGAGGGCCAGGACGACGCCCGGTCCATGCACGAGGTGATCACCCGCCGCTTCAAGCGGTACCTCGCCGACAAGGAGAAGACCGGCGAGTGGGCCGACGGCGAGAACGGGCTCACCGAGGAGGACGGGCGGCCCAAGCGGTTCGCGTACCCCCCGCAGCTGGTCGTCGTCGACGGCGGACAGCCGCAGGTCGCCGCCGCCCAGCGCGCGCTGGACGAGCTCGGCATCGACGACATCGCCGTGTGCGGCCTGGCCAAGCGCCTCGAAGAGGTCTGGGTGCCCGGCGAGGACGATCCGGTGGTGCTGCCACGTACCAGTGAGGGGCTCTATCTTCTTCAGCGTGTGCGCGACGAGGCGCACCGCTTCGCGATCACCTACCAGCGCACCAAGCGGGCCCGGCGGTTCAAAGCGAGCCCACTGGACGACGTGCCGGGCCTCGGTGAGACGCGCAAACAGGCGTTGATCAAGCATTTCGGCTCGGTGAAGAAGCTGCGGTCCGCGACAATCGACCAGATCTGCGAGGTTCCGGGCATAGGCCGCAAGACGGCCGAGTCGATCGCCGTGGCCCTCGCCCAGGCGGCCCCGGCGGCACCCGCCGTGAACACCGCGACTGGAGAGATCATGGAATACGCAACAGACACGACAGACACGACAGACGCGACAGACGCGGAATCCGAAACGACGGCGGGTTCCGCGGGGGAGCCCGTGTCCGCGGGCTCCCCGGACGAACGACGGGGGCAGGAGAGATGA
- a CDS encoding gluconeogenesis factor YvcK family protein, producing the protein MTGRSPRLSRLRRMAPEARGGKPVEGRGAKPRRRGAQPKVVALGGGMGLSASLTALRRITGDLTAVVTVADDGGSSGRLRDELGVLPPGDLRKALAALCGDDDWGQTWARVIQHRFQSKGELHEHAVGNLLIVALWEQLGDHVQALDLVGRLLGAHGRVLPMSAVPLELQALVKGHDPERPEDIDTVRGQATVALTPGEVQSVHVVPHDPPAVPEAVAAVLDADWVVLGPGSWFSSVIPHLLVPELLDALTETKARRVLSLNLAPQPGETDGFSPQRHLEVLGRHAPKLALDVVLADEAAVPDRDLLTDAAKRFGAAVELAPVARTDESPRHDPELLAAAYDRIFRMHGRIGPWR; encoded by the coding sequence ATGACGGGACGTAGTCCGCGGCTGAGCAGACTGCGGCGGATGGCCCCCGAGGCCCGCGGGGGCAAGCCGGTCGAGGGCCGTGGCGCCAAGCCGCGCCGCCGCGGCGCCCAGCCCAAGGTCGTCGCGCTCGGCGGCGGCATGGGCCTGTCCGCCTCGCTGACAGCGCTGCGCCGCATCACCGGAGACCTCACGGCGGTCGTCACGGTCGCCGACGACGGCGGCTCCAGCGGCCGGCTGCGCGACGAGCTGGGCGTGCTCCCGCCCGGCGACCTGCGCAAGGCCCTGGCCGCGCTGTGCGGCGACGACGACTGGGGCCAGACCTGGGCGCGTGTCATCCAGCACCGCTTCCAGTCCAAGGGCGAGCTGCACGAGCACGCGGTCGGCAATCTGCTGATCGTCGCCCTCTGGGAGCAGCTCGGCGACCACGTCCAGGCCCTCGACCTGGTCGGCAGGCTGCTGGGCGCGCACGGCAGGGTGCTGCCCATGTCCGCCGTGCCCCTGGAGCTCCAGGCGCTGGTCAAGGGCCACGACCCGGAGCGGCCCGAGGACATCGACACCGTCCGCGGACAGGCGACCGTGGCGCTCACACCCGGCGAGGTGCAGTCCGTGCACGTCGTGCCGCACGACCCGCCGGCCGTCCCCGAGGCCGTCGCGGCGGTCCTCGACGCGGACTGGGTGGTCCTCGGCCCCGGCTCCTGGTTCTCCTCGGTGATCCCGCACCTGCTGGTGCCCGAGCTGCTCGACGCGCTCACCGAGACGAAGGCCCGCCGGGTCCTCTCCCTGAATCTCGCTCCGCAGCCCGGAGAAACCGATGGCTTCTCCCCGCAGCGTCATTTGGAGGTTTTGGGACGACACGCCCCTAAACTCGCCCTGGACGTGGTGCTGGCCGACGAGGCCGCCGTGCCCGACCGCGATTTACTGACCGATGCCGCCAAGCGGTTCGGCGCCGCGGTCGAGCTGGCGCCCGTGGCCCGGACCGATGAGTCTCCGAGGCACGATCCGGAGCTGTTGGCCGCCGCGTACGACCGTATTTTTCGGATGCATGGAAGGATCGGCCCATGGCGATGA